The nucleotide window ATATAGTTAATATGATATCCAGTGTGGATTAAAACTCAAATAATCAATCATGATTTGTGAAATTATAATGTAAAAGGTTCCACAAATAATTTGCAAGTATTAGGATACACTCACCGTTACAGATGACAAAGAATCTCCACTGTTGGAAAATATAGTACCTATGGAAAGCGTGAGAAGCAAATATAAAACAAAGCGGATCCAAAAATACTTCCATTCCCTTGACATAATCAATAATGACCTCCATGTTAACACTGCAATGCGTGTGGCACAACTAGCCTTGCCCTTACTTTTAAGATAAGGTCCTCCCTGCGGCATAAGTTGGACAGAATTTGTTAATATTTCAGTATAGCTGTGTTAGAAGAAACAGACAATCTATGAGATTGTTACTGTAGCTTTGCATGACTAATCGTCAAATATGCTTGGAGTTATGTATGATTTTTAGTTGCATTGAAGATTAATGTGCTGATTTATTCTACCAAAAATGTCACATCTGTCCATAAGATAGTAAAATTGGTTATCTAGTAATAATTAATTTTCCTAATAACTGATTATGCCATGAAATTAATCTCAACCTAAGGGTCTCCTTAAAGAAGATTGCCATTTGTAAATTTTCATTGGAAAGTATATGGAATACTTGGAGCAAATATTCTTGAAACTTGGCCCACTGTCTTCACTCTAAAAGGATCACACAGGCTTCTGGTGACAAGAAGCAAACAGGTGATCATATTTGTGCATTTTTCAGCTCATCAGGTGGAAATGCAAGTTCAAGAAAGAGGATGAGGGATATAAGGAATCAAGTGTTCATCATCAGGGACATGGCATGGttaaaaaatgtgcatcaactgtTGCCAGATAAGACAAAAAGAATGAAGGAGACTGCATAGCAGGGAAAAATGAGATTTAACAAAAATAGGTCTGGGAGACTACAGTTGGTATAGAACATGATGGCTTCATCAACTGCAAAAGAGAGAAGAATCACAACGGTTGGTAGTGACATGAAGGCTGCATTAAATGCAAAAGTCGGAAGCTTATGATAAAAAAGCGCTGATGATGTCAATACACCACAAGGGTGGTTGAAGGAACAGATAGAAGATACAGGAAAAGAACCACTGAAACAGCCTAAAAGAGATGGTAAAAAAGAGCTGAAAGGAAAGGAAGTCCAAAGAGATCACAATTAGATCAACTAGGCAAAAAGAGGAAGGGCAGATTTAACCCACAATAGAAGTTGAAAGAAATGATTTGCATCAATAAACGACTGATTCACTGATTTCTCACGGGTTAAAGCGATTATTTAGAGCTCTGCACGGTTGACCACCCAATACAAAGTTGGTGCCAGATCACCATTCACATGAGTCAAAACAATGGTCCCTACTGATTTTAAAGCTTTGCTTAAAGCAGCTACAGAAACCTATCCAGTTTGGACTGTCTCCTGGAGCCTTGtctcttaaatattattttttctcttaCTAATTAAAATCATTGCAACAAGGAAAAGAAAAGCAGCATCAGAACTCAGAAGACTAATGCGATAGTTGTAGCCacaaaataagaaaattaaacTTACAAGTTGCACCGTATGCCCCTGCCAGACAAAAAAACAGATATGTGGGTTGTGGACAATATATTATATGTCTCATCAACAAGATTTAATCAAAGATTTATGTTTTAACCTTTTGTTATGCTCCTTGAAAACATATTGTTTCATATTTACTACTGTGAACAGCTTAAGCATCTACAAACCGTGTAGAAAGATAGTtaagaaatcaaaatataaaggCAGAAACAAGTGTAAAGACAAATAAAGAGTTTGGAATGTGCACCTTATCGATCAGTTTCACAATCATAGATTCAACAGCAGCAGAATCAGCTGATGATTTATAAGTAGCTTCAAGTGTTCGAATAGCGACGGCTGTATCCATGTTTACTGATGAGAGATCACTATTATCCTCCTGTTAGTAGTGTTCACAAGCAATTACATGGTGCTGAAAGACAAATAGATAGTGTATATAAGCCATCTCCGGACTTCTAAAAGCAGAACTCAACAATGTTACCTGTAAATTCTTGCACATTGCTATTATCCTATCAAAATCAGTGTTGATTGCTCGCAGAAAGTGATCTGAGGGACTTTGCATAATTGGGCAAGGAAACCCTGCATTAGAAAAATGCTGCAGAGCAAACAGAGTTGATTCTTTGGGCCATGATGTGAAATAACAAGTTACCCATGCACCTTCAAGTTTCATAAAATAATCAACCTAAATTAGAAGTACTCACCTGCAAACAAGCCAATGTCTCTCCAAAGAATAGTGTGTTTCCATTTGAGAGTAAACAAATTCTATCAAAGAGGCCAAAAACTTCCGTGCTACTCTGATACATTGTGAAAATAAGAGTGCAGCCAGTGCTTGCGAGTTTCTTTAATGTAACCATTAACAGAAGAGCTGATACACTGAAAGAAAATGCATTCAGCAAATAAACAAAACCACAGGAAATTTTTTATCACATATTGTAGATCCTTAGAAAGTACTGTATGGAACCTGTCAAGATGATAAAGTGGTTCATCAATAAACAAAACATGTGGCCTCATTACAAGCTCCCGAGCAATACTAACACGTCTTCTTTCTCCACTAGGAAGACTCTTAGTGTAACAATGGCCACCAATGAGTGAGTCTGCAAAATCTCCCAGAGACATAGCTGATATGGCATCCTCAATAAAGCTCTTCTTTTGAAAGAAGAAACCAGGAAGTTGCAGAAGCGCCGAGTAATATAGCATCTCACGCACGGTTAGTGATTCGATCAACATATCATCCCTATCAACATAACCCTGCAAATGTTTGGTTAAGTATAGGGCATACAAGAAAGCAGCACATGTATGGAATGTCTGTGTCGTATCTGattgaataaaaaaaacaaattcCAGGCATATGACACAATAAAGCATGAAAAGAAATGGATGATGCCAAAACCTCAGCAACAAGGGTAAAAAATCTTGAGTTCCCAGATGGCTCAATATGACATAAGTTTCTAGTATAACTCTTAAACCAAAATCTCATCGTCATCTGTAGGTGTAGTTGTGTACTGTGAAATTAGTGCGTCCAAGGGAGGCAGCTCGTCTGGTTTTTTAAAAATGGAAGAAATGAATAGAAGAAATGCCCCAGCAACTGCAGAATAAATATCTGTTGAGACATCCTAGTGGTCAATGTATTGTTGCATAAGTAATGGGTCTCGGGTTCGAGTCATCTTGTACACtgtttaatattaaataaaagatTCTTTCTATTTAAATAACAGCAGAATAAATGACTATACCACCACATGGAATATGGCAGAAGTCCCCCAGATGAATTTAAAGCTCAGAAATACAAATAAAAGATCATTAGATACTGAACTGGCTTCTATGATACAAAAAGAAGTAATTGGATACACCAAATAAAATGTTGTCATtttcacatcacatgtacataaaTTTTATTGCTTATTCATTTGAAATGAGAAAAGGCTTGTCGGTAACTCTGACACCACAGAAGCATTACAATGTTTAATAATGGAGAGAAAGCCAGGATTTAATACATGAGCAAGAGAAATCTACTTAAATGATGGTTACATGGGTCATAAGATATGCATGTTTTTTTTTAAGGATATAGATTGTGCTTTAGAAACAAAAACTTCCAACGATCGTATTTAGTATCTGATGGCATTCATAAATAAGCATATCTAACAAATGTCTGACAACTTAATAGTTACGTTGACATTTCATGTACCACAAATCTTCAGACAAGCCTCATGCACACATGAAATATCATGTAAAGCAATCAAACGCACAACACAATGACGATGTCTAAACTCTTTTACAACTTATGTCAAAGTTGTACTACCTTTGAAGATatactcctttttttttcctttctatgtTCCTCTAATTGCTACACAGCATTAATCATCATAAACTATTCTTGATTTTATTTGGCAATCTCTGCAAATTAAGATCGATTTATATCCTAAAATAATGCTTCAAACAATTAGAAGACGATTAGAACAATCAAATGATCATCATAAACATTTGAATACATTTTCATGTTTAACCAGTCCTGCCGACAGGATCTCATCAATCATTTGTGGGTTACAGAACACCACAAACAGGTTAATTAAACCCTCAAGATATAAATGCTAATGGAATTTAGAAGTTATCAGTAAACACTCATTTTGTAGAAAAGATGACAAAAATGTACAGTACACAGTACAGGATCATCAATTTCCACAACAGAAGCACGAAGCACAGTATCAAATTTCCCTGGGACTGGTATGTATAGGACTGTATTTATCAATCTGGGTATTATTGTTGTCTTTTCAGTACACACCATCCCCCCCCACCccgccccccccaaaaaaaaaaaatcccaattCGTCTCACATCACATGCCACCGCCGCACAGCCACCCAACTACTACGGGcctcctcttttcctcttcttcttctcctcctccctgctTCCCACTTCTCGGTGCCAAATGGTATTTCGACATAGTCCAGTACTGAGATTGTTAACCATGGTATGGAGACCTCACTTAAGCAACATTCATATCATCCCATGTCAAATCCTGTATCAACTGTGAGACATTCGAGCCCTTAGATTCTGGTATTTTGTTTGAAGAAATTTTGAGAAAATGGGATAATACAGAATAGTGGAAAGCATGAAAAAGATGACCATGGCAggcccaatataaggtggcaaactacatggTGAATTCCTTGCAAGCAATGATATAATTCAACCACAGATAAATGTAGCATAAATGCGAACAAAGCATCAAAAGAATACATTACTCATCCACAGATAAATGTGGCATCTAGTCTACAATTCCATGAAACCATTTCAAATAACAGATAGTGATAACATGACCAATGCATAAAGTTGAACTACCAGGCCAGCACTTTAATAGTGCTGGTCATAGCACTATTTAAAAAAGTATCACAGAACATAAACTTCATACCCAGGAAGACAAATAATAATGCAAATGGGTCTATCTGGTAGAGTACAATATTTTTAATGTAACACCACTGAGACACTACAGCTTGTTGCTGTTCATAGTGTCAAAATCTGTCACAAGAGTCTTCAGTGTGGAAGCATAAATAAaaactaaagagaaaataaaaatatagggctcttaacaatgatgttcacCATAACAATTATTATGAAGGTAAAGGGACATTTTCTCTGAGAAGTTACCAAAACAAAGTGGCAGCTAGTTCACATCACTAAATTCTGTATTCAAAAAGATGATTGCTTCAACTAAATAAAACTATTAGAAGGTCAGGCTCCAGCATAGAGGTAAAAGTAGTTATTATAGTGTATAACTTTCGGAATCTTGAACAGACTTAATATGCAAAAAATGAGCGACTAACTGATCACTTACATATGAACCGTATGGCATGCATGATTTCACCCCATTCACAAAAACCTCACCATACATTCTTGCTGGATCTTGCAGTTTACCTAAAAGGAGAATACAAATAGAAATATCTATCATGAAGTCTCAGAAGCAGCAGCGGCGACAAGTTTAAGAGAACTGCTTATTTCAACATTTTTGCTAGAGATTCTTTTAGCCGATGAATCTTTTACTAATAATTAATAAGGTTCACCACTGtattaacccttttttttttttgagaaaacaaACTTCAACATCAGTTTTGAGTCTTTGGACACAAACCTGCAATGGACCTAAGCAATGTAGACTTCCCAGATCGTGCAGGCCCCATTATAACAGTAAGTGTGCCTGGCAGAGCATATCCATTTGAACTTTTCACAACCTTATCTGAGTACTTCCCCTTTTCATTTAATGTAACAGTCAATTCCTTCCATACTATAGATGCCCCTGCAATCTTCCTTGCAGTAACAGATGTTGAAGCCTCAGGCAAGGATGGAGATGGTAGCGAACCACTGTTAATCTTTGACAAGGATGGAGAGGCTGTAGCAGTTGCAATATGGATTGAGTCACCAACTTCCTCTAGGTGTGCATCAATCTCTGTGTCATCCCAGTCTGGTGAATCCTCGAACGAGATAGGTTGCCTCAGAGTACCAGGTTTCCTCAGGTAGAAGAATGCACCTGCTGGTGGTCTGCCAATCGGACTACTTGCCGAAGACGAAGATGACCTATAGTTATCTGAATAAGACTGTATCTCTTCCATTTCCTTTTGTCCTTAACAGATTTTAAAATATCAATCCATCAGAAGATATCGCCATGCTCTGAAAGGTATTATTATATGGTTTTCGAACAAAGAACTTTCTTTGTGCATAATTCCACAACTTCATCATCCAACTAATTTCATGCATATATATTTCTTATAGTTCTCATCTCTAGCAAGGATTCTTGCCTGACCTGCACACAGTTCAGAATCTTCAGATAAAAATTAAGGAAGGTGAAAACCAACTAGCATTCATTAAAACCAATTCATCTTTGGAAAAATGCAAACAGTAATTCATTAAATTTCACTAATGTTAGTATCAACCTAGCGTAAACCACTCCATTTGTGTTGCAATCATGTGTACGCAGAATATACATATAAAAGATAGAACTTGAGCTCTTCGCATCCAATAGGTGATGTTGTCTAAGAAAAAACTAACAAATTTAGAAATACGTAACTTTAACGATAATAAGAGCAACGTTTTTACCATTTCCAATACCTCGACAACACTGACAAGAAAAACAACATACAGGTCGAAATACCATTACCTGAAGACCTGCTTGAAACTTGAGATTTTGAATCACAACCAAAGCTACATATTACAACAACCAAACTATACAACAGAAAGACCACCATCTTCTTTCAACCCTCGAGAAAAAAAACAATGGATTTTCTTCAAGAATACTCCAAGAAAGCAAACAACCCTCATTTGAGCTACCTACCACTCAAAACCCTTAAACCCTAGAAGAACCCAAAGGGCAAAACGGAAACAGAAAACACCGGCCCACCAAATTACCTCGACATCCCACCAACATCCGACCAACCACTACAACTATCGCTAGAGAAAGTTCCGGATCGCTGAGAGAAATAGACACACTCAAAGAACCACTCAAGAGGAAGCAACCGAAGCAGCAGAGCACACTACCTGACAAGATCCTCGATTGACAGGATCTGCGACGAGAACGAAGGCCGAACAGAGAATCAAGTGCCACGACCGCAATAAATGGCCACGCAAAGAGGGATCTCGGcaaagaaactcatcggaacaCCTCGATCCGAGCGAGAAGACACTTCTCAGGgggagatataaaaaaaaatgacagatatctttttcttatttatttatttatt belongs to Musa acuminata AAA Group cultivar baxijiao chromosome BXJ1-11, Cavendish_Baxijiao_AAA, whole genome shotgun sequence and includes:
- the LOC135597421 gene encoding ABC transporter G family member 3-like isoform X1, whose product is MEEIQSYSDNYRSSSSSASSPIGRPPAGAFFYLRKPGTLRQPISFEDSPDWDDTEIDAHLEEVGDSIHIATATASPSLSKINSGSLPSPSLPEASTSVTARKIAGASIVWKELTVTLNEKGKYSDKVVKSSNGYALPGTLTVIMGPARSGKSTLLRSIAGKLQDPARMYGEVFVNGVKSCMPYGSYGYVDRDDMLIESLTVREMLYYSALLQLPGFFFQKKSFIEDAISAMSLGDFADSLIGGHCYTKSLPSGERRRVSIARELVMRPHVLFIDEPLYHLDSVSALLLMVTLKKLASTGCTLIFTMYQSSTEVFGLFDRICLLSNGNTLFFGETLACLQHFSNAGFPCPIMQSPSDHFLRAINTDFDRIIAMCKNLQEDNSDLSSVNMDTAVAIRTLEATYKSSADSAAVESMIVKLIDKGGPYLKSKGKASCATRIAVLTWRSLLIMSREWKYFWIRFVLYLLLTLSIGTIFSNSGDSLSSVTVRVAAVFSFVSFILLLSVAGLPAHINEIKIFTHEESNEHSGPVVFLLGHLLSSIPFLFLVSITTALIFYFLVGMRNEFSLLMYFILNVFMCLLANEAFMMVVALIWLETFKCILTLVFIHVMMMLVAGYLKIADALPGPVWKCPLSYVAFHTYAIEGLLENEYVGTSFAVGQVRAISGVQAVHASYDISPSRNAKWGNLLALFLMAVGYRVLLFVLLRFNVRKNIVNCNFCCLKMNTTKSR
- the LOC135597421 gene encoding ABC transporter G family member 3-like isoform X2 gives rise to the protein MEEIQSYSDNYRSSSSSASSPIGRPPAGAFFYLRKPGTLRQPISFEDSPDWDDTEIDAHLEEVGDSIHIATATASPSLSKINSGSLPSPSLPEASTSVTARKIAGASIVWKELTVTLNEKGKYSDKVVKSSNGYALPGTLTVIMGPARSGKSTLLRSIAGKLQDPARMYGEVFVNGVKSCMPYGSYGYVDRDDMLIESLTVREMLYYSALLQLPGFFFQKKSFIEDAISAMSLGDFADSLIGGHCYTKSLPSGERRRVSIARELVMRPHVLFIDEPLYHLDSVSALLLMVTLKKLASTGCTLIFTMYQSSTEVFGLFDRICLLSNGNTLFFGETLACLQHFSNAGFPCPIMQSPSDHFLRAINTDFDRIIAMCKNLQEDNSDLSSVNMDTAVAIRTLEATYKSSADSAAVESMIVKLIDKGGPYLKSKGKASCATRIAVLTWRSLLIMSREWKYFWIRFVLYLLLTLSIGTIFSNSGDSLSSVTVRVAAVFSFVSFILLLSVAGLPAHINEIKIFTHEESNEHSGPVVFLLGHLLSSIPFLFLVSITTALIFYFLVGMRNEFSLLMYFILNVFMCLLANEAFMMVVALIWLETFKCILTLVFIHVMMMLVAGYLKIADALPGPVWKCPLSYVAFHTYAIEAWPPRERVCWNFFCRWPGQGYFWCTSCSCFLRHFSFQKCKVGKLIGIVLNGSRIPRSLVCFASV